From a region of the Zingiber officinale cultivar Zhangliang chromosome 4B, Zo_v1.1, whole genome shotgun sequence genome:
- the LOC121976609 gene encoding uncharacterized protein LOC121976609 produces MDSRYCQSLDPDSTPIQDSSTFLCDDVVVVDDFASSNIVAADIVDAGVVGDVEELAEPDYTFVDKESVGDCKLEAIPQELPLLIGPSLEPNVDDKSVGTCAEEAEPQESLLFYAPPESELLLDKEEATSTVLEPPGP; encoded by the exons ATGGATTCTAGATATTGTCAAAGCCTTGACCCTGATTCTACTCCTATACAAGACTCCTCTACCTTTTTATGTGATGATGTTGTAGTTGTAGATGATTTTGCTTCTTCTAATATTGTTGCTGCAGATATTGTTGATGCAGGTGTTGTTGGTGATGTTGAGGAGCTAGCTGAGCCTGATTATACATTTGTTGATAAGGAAAGTGTAGGAGATTGCAAattggaagcaataccccaagaattACCTCTTTTGATTGGACCATCACTTGAACCAAATGTGGATGAcaagagtgtagggacttgtgctgaggaggcagagccccaagaatcacttctttTTTATGCACCACCAGAGTCTGAGTTATTACTTGATAAAGAGGAAGCCACATCCACTGTTCTAGAACCTCCAG GCCCTTGA